Within the Nitrospinota bacterium genome, the region TTAAGTGCAAAGGCCGCAGCGACTTGCCCGGCCCAGCCATAGGCGGCCAGCCACGCCATATAGGCTGTGTAAGCATGAGCGCGGGGGTCGGGCTCATGGGCCGACAGGGCCTCTAGGTCCATCCCAACGGCGGCCCCGAATCGTACGAGCCTCTCGAAAGCAGCCTTCTCTCCCTGGAGGATTCCCCAAAAGAAGTCGTGGGCGGGGGAGGCAGAATGGCGGCTAAGGAGGTGGGCAACGCTTCTCAGGTCGCTCTCGATGATGTGGTACTGCTCCCCGGCAAGTAGACGAAACCGCTCTCGTGGAACGGAGCCGGATTCCACCGCCGAGAGGAACGGATGGCTCCGGATGCGATCCTCCAGAGGCAACATTTCGACCTTCATTTCATCGAATAGGCGCTGTGCATCGGACATCGTCGTGCTCTCCACTCGGGTGGCCCTAAGGCGTCTTGGGCAAGCATTAGAGAGCGAAATCCACGCTCTCGATGACCAATGACCCTCGAGGAACCTTTGTCGTAGTAGATCTTAATGGCCTCCTCGTCTTACCCTTCCTTGACCATATCGCTGAATTCAGAGATGGGTATCGCCGACAGGGTCTTAGCGCGAAAATTCCCTTTGGCGGCGATGAGAGCGCTTACATGGGCCGCGGTCTGTACATCCGGAGCATCGATAATCGCTATGACATCATAGTCGCCAAGCGTTACCCATCCATGAAGCAAGCTTACCCCGTGGTTCTCCATGATTTCCCTCGCCTCACCAATCATCTGGGGAAAATTCTTTATGTTTTTGACTCCCTGTTCGGTGAGGGATGCGAGGCGGATAAAAGTGGCCATAGTCTTTCCTCCTTGTCCTAAGTTTGTTCAAGGATAAGAGCAGGCGAAAGAATTCTTATTGCCCCCCTTTTAATCATAAGCAATCTGCATAAGCCAGACAAATATTGGCAACGGGGCCACTTATCTGGCAGGCAAGACCCGTAACAATCTAGGGTTCCTATTTCAGGAACGGATGGGTCGGCAGTTACAATAGTCCCAGGGAAATCGTTACTAGCCAGGATTACAGAGAGGGACAGATTGCGGGGTTATTTACCCCTTGGAGGCAGGAGAGCATCATGGCCGAGCTGAAATCATCCAGGCGGCTCAGCCTTTCGTCTGGGGCGGAACGTAGCCCTCCGGCATCTTGCCCCCTTCCCCGAAAAAGAAATCTTCAACGCAATTGTTGAAAATTTCGTCCGTCGCATCATCCGTTAAATCGAGCTGATTTTCGTTGAGAACCATCGTGAAATACTCGCGGAACATGTCCCAGCCTTCCTGAGATACATTCTCGTACACCTTCTGGCCGAGGTCTCCGAGAAGGGGGGCCCTTGGGAGGCCTGGAGCCTCTCGGTCCAGCTTTACACAATGGACCGTTCTTTCTGTCATGTCGTCTCCTCCGCAGACTCGTACTCTAGCATGAGCACGGGGGGGGATACAATGCGGCGGGAGTGCGTATGAAGGGCAGGTCGTTGCCCTAGAGGCCGGACACCCATCCGCCTTAGGCGGACCTTAGGCGGACTACACAGGATTAGGCCAATGCAGCCTCCGTTCTCTTGTTATGTAGGTACAGGGCTTGCCCCTGTCCGCATCTTGGGTAGTTCCGCCTCAGGCGGAGACCCCGACACCCTTCCACCTTCCTACTTCCCCCCCGGCTTCCTTGCCCAGGCGGCCCATTTGGCCACAGCCCGGCTGCGCTTTAGCCGGGAGGCGGAGTCGGCGTAGCCGAAATCCTGGCCCGTCCGGCGGCGAAGCTCCGCCGCGATGGGGTCTTTGACTATAAGATACTGGTCCTGGAGGCTTCGTACAAGCTCGGCGGCGGTGTCGGCATCCTTCCGCTTCAAGAGGGCGGCGCCCACCCTGGGGGTGTCGATCAGGTAAGCGGCGGGGAAATCCCAGACGGCAGTCCGGGCCGCGTAGAGGCTGAAGGAGGCCGGCCAGAGCCACCCGGCCGGCTCGCCGTCAGGCGCGAAAGGGGCCTCCCCGGCGAGCGCCGCCGGCCCGATAAGGATAACCGACAGGATGAGGAGGGTGCCACAGAGCCGACGCATGGAAAAGCTCTCCCTGGCTGGCACGGGCGTTCGTCAATACCCGTCCCTGAAGGTTTCTTGCCCGCATACTTCCGTAGTGCTATATTCTAGCAAGTGGTGGGATTCGGTCAATACCACTCGGTAAACCATCCACCGGCCGCTATCGGCGAGGAAGACCAAATGATGGAAGAGCACATCCGAGAGGTTCTAGCCAAGCTGGGCGAGGACCCCGACCGGGAGGGCCTCCGCGACACTCCCGCACGGGTGGCCGAGGCCTTCCGCTCCCTGACGGCAGGCTACTTCATGGACGTGGACCAAGTCGTAAACGGCGCCATCTTCGAGGAGGAGTACGACGAGATGGTCATCTGCAAGGGCATCGAGGTCTACTCGCTATGCGAGCACCACATGCTCCCCTTCTACGGCCAGGCCCACATAGCCTACGTGCCCGACGGGCGAATCCTGGGCCTAAGCAAGATGGCCCGGGTCATGGACGTCTTCGCCCGCCGTCTCCAGCTGCAGGAGCGCCTGACCCACCAGGTGGCCGAGGCCTTGAACGACATCCTTTCGCCGAAGGGTGTGGCGGTCGTCATCGAGGCCAAGCACCTCTGCATGCTCATGCGGGGGGTCGAGAAGCAAAACTCCATCGCCACCACTAGCTGCATGCTCGGGGTCTTCAAGAGCCGGCACGAGACCCGGATGGAGTTTTTGAACCTCATCGGGGGGCGGTCGGAGGGATCGGGCTAAACTCCACGCACGGACCACGTAAACCGGTGGCCTGACTGCCTACGGCCGCCGGTTTTTATTGTGCCTGGATTGAGATAAACGGAATTTAGAGGAAAGGGCCACCCTGAAAAGGCTCGGTCAGTTAAGGCAGACCCTCTTGAATTCCTGAAAGTTTTCCATGACCATGCCCGTCCCCCTGACGACCGCCCTAAGAGGCTCGCGGGCCCGGTAGATGTGGATATTCGTCTCCCGGTGGAGGCGGCTCCCGATGCCCCTTAGCAGCGCGCCCCCGCCGGCCAGCACAATGCCCCTCTCCATAATCTCCATGGTTACCTCCGTAGAGATGTTGTCGAAGGCCTTCGTGATGGCGCCGATGATGGCCTTGATCGGCTCGTCCAAAGCCTCTCGCAAGACCTCGTCGTTCAGGGTCAGCTTCTTGGGTATTCCACGTATGATGTCGCGGCCGCGGGCTTCGACCTGGAGACGTTTTTTAAGGGGGCTCGCGCTTCCGGCGGCGATTTTGATCCGCTCGGCCTCGAATATGCCCACCTCCATCTTATAGCGGTTACGGAGGTAGCGGACGATGGCCTCGTCCATCTCGTCGCCGGCGACCCGGATTGATTCGTTGTAGGAGATGGCCGACCGGCTTATGATGGCCACCTCGGTCGTTCCCCCCCCTATGTCGACGACCATGCTCCCCAGCGTGTTGTCGATGTCGACCTTGGCCCCGATGGCGGCGGCCATGGGCTCTTCGATGAGGTTTATCTGGCGGACGCCGGCCTCATAAGACGCCTCGATGACGGCCCGCTTCTCGACGGGGGTGATGCCGCTGGGGACGGCCACAAGCACCCTTGGCCGGGCGGACTTTCGCCTATGGACCTGCCGGATGAAGTACTGGATCATCTTCTGGGTGACGTCGAAATCGGCTATTACCCCGTCCTTCATGGGACGGACGACTTTGATGGAGTCGGGCGTCTTGCCGTAGAGAATCTTGGCATTAGTTCCGATGGCGACGATGTCGCCATTCGGTCCGGAAAGGGCCACCATGGATGGTTCGTCGACGACAATCCCCTCCCCACGGACGTGGATTAGGGTGTTGGCAGTTCCCAGGTCGATCGCCATGTCCTTGGAAAACCATCCGAAGAGCCTGCTAAATAGACCCATGGCGTCCCTCCTCAACGGCTACGAGCCGCCGCTCGCCACGCCGGCCCCCCCGCGCGGCCACCGCGCCCTGGGCTGCCTTGGCCAGGAGCTTATCAAGGTTTGTCGTATCATCGGGGAAGACGGCCAGCCCCGCTGTCGCATGAAGGTTGAACGGCCCGTTGGGGCCGGTGAAGGCGATCCGGCCCAGCCCGGCAATGAGCCGGTCTGCCAGGGCCCGTCCGTTGGCGGCGTTGAGCCGGTAACATAGGATCACAAAACGGCCTTCATCGTCGCGCCCCAGGAGGTCCTTATCCCCGATGTGCCCCGGCAGTGATCAGCCACCCCCCTGAGGGCCTCGTCCACAGCGGAGCGGCCGGCCGACAGCCTAAGCGCGTCAAGCTCTTGGAGGGCCAAGGTGAGACAGGCGACCCGATGGCCCTCGGCTGTCGCCCGATCGAGGAGCGCCCCCCCCAGCTCACTGAGGCGCCGGAAGTTGGATATGCCCGTAGTCGGCTCCAGGTGGGTGAGCAGTCGCTCCCGCCGCTTCGAGGCGGACGCGCTCAATGCGGCGGCCACCTGAGCGGCCAAGAGGCGCGCCGTCGAGACCTCGGCCTCCTTGAAAGCCCCTCGCCGCCGTGCGAGAAAAACAAGCACCCCGAGAAGCTCGGCCCCGGCTACCAGGGGGACGCCCAGAAAAGCCTTCACCCCGAAGAAGGGCTCTTCGGGAGAGAAGACGAAGGTCTTAGAGTGATATTCCCGGCACTCGGTCAAGGCCAGGGCCTTGGAGTTTCGAATCACCCACCCGGCAAGGCTTTGTTCGAGGCTGACCTCCAGCTCCCGGCAGTTGGGCATCCCCTCCCCGGCAGAGCTGACGACCCGGCAGGCGCCGTCCTCCTCACCCACGAGGGCCACCGCGACCGCGTCCGCCCCTACCAGGTCCGGCGGACAGGCCACCGCCGCCTCGACCACCGACGCCGGGTTTATGGCCTGGCCCAAAGAATCGCATACGGCCAGAAGGTTATCTATGGCTGACGTGT harbors:
- a CDS encoding GAF domain-containing protein, encoding MGFDRDIDHLIKLIASVAEAFTAAIFLPSDNGDTLTLAACHSLSPHIIPECIIEVGSGLVGWVAANGEPIVVSDFKPETTTLGFYRADEEIKSFLAVPIPVGERRGVLAIDSKRSYVFPPRMQKLMTLFADHVGRWFHNSTVQALMVQNTSAIDNLLAVCDSLGQAINPASVVEAAVACPPDLVGADAVAVALVGEEDGACRVVSSAGEGMPNCRELEVSLEQSLAGWVIRNSKALALTECREYHSKTFVFSPEEPFFGVKAFLGVPLVAGAELLGVLVFLARRRGAFKEAEVSTARLLAAQVAAALSASASKRRERLLTHLEPTTGISNFRRLSELGGALLDRATAEGHRVACLTLALQELDALRLSAGRSAVDEALRGVADHCRGTSGIRTSWGATMKAVL
- a CDS encoding rod shape-determining protein, with amino-acid sequence MGLFSRLFGWFSKDMAIDLGTANTLIHVRGEGIVVDEPSMVALSGPNGDIVAIGTNAKILYGKTPDSIKVVRPMKDGVIADFDVTQKMIQYFIRQVHRRKSARPRVLVAVPSGITPVEKRAVIEASYEAGVRQINLIEEPMAAAIGAKVDIDNTLGSMVVDIGGGTTEVAIISRSAISYNESIRVAGDEMDEAIVRYLRNRYKMEVGIFEAERIKIAAGSASPLKKRLQVEARGRDIIRGIPKKLTLNDEVLREALDEPIKAIIGAITKAFDNISTEVTMEIMERGIVLAGGGALLRGIGSRLHRETNIHIYRAREPLRAVVRGTGMVMENFQEFKRVCLN
- the folE gene encoding GTP cyclohydrolase I FolE, which encodes MEEHIREVLAKLGEDPDREGLRDTPARVAEAFRSLTAGYFMDVDQVVNGAIFEEEYDEMVICKGIEVYSLCEHHMLPFYGQAHIAYVPDGRILGLSKMARVMDVFARRLQLQERLTHQVAEALNDILSPKGVAVVIEAKHLCMLMRGVEKQNSIATTSCMLGVFKSRHETRMEFLNLIGGRSEGSG
- a CDS encoding transcriptional regulator, translated to MSDAQRLFDEMKVEMLPLEDRIRSHPFLSAVESGSVPRERFRLLAGEQYHIIESDLRSVAHLLSRHSASPAHDFFWGILQGEKAAFERLVRFGAAVGMDLEALSAHEPDPRAHAYTAYMAWLAAYGWAGQVAAAFALNFSAWGDNCARMSAGLKDRYGFSEEDVGFFDLFATPPSDLENRAVEIVGRDLARGLSPRLIKRAARLLQGYELMFWDAMSTPI
- a CDS encoding GYD domain-containing protein, producing MATFIRLASLTEQGVKNIKNFPQMIGEAREIMENHGVSLLHGWVTLGDYDVIAIIDAPDVQTAAHVSALIAAKGNFRAKTLSAIPISEFSDMVKEG
- a CDS encoding oxidative damage protection protein, with the protein product MTERTVHCVKLDREAPGLPRAPLLGDLGQKVYENVSQEGWDMFREYFTMVLNENQLDLTDDATDEIFNNCVEDFFFGEGGKMPEGYVPPQTKG